In one Oscillospiraceae bacterium genomic region, the following are encoded:
- the rph gene encoding ribonuclease PH, producing MARIDGRSADQLRPIEIIPNINKFAEGSCLIRCGNTHVLCTASVEERTPPHVPEGEGWVTAEYSMLPRANRERSRRDIAKLKLSPRSAEIQRLIGRALRTAVDMGKLGPRTITVDCDVLQGDGGTRTASVTGGFVALSYALYKLVQDGVLKEMPLKTCVAAVSAGIVENELLLDLCYEEDSTAMVDLNCVMTGEGELIELQATGEGRAFTVEEGQRLVALCAKGIREIQAVQKAALGG from the coding sequence ATGGCACGGATTGACGGACGCTCGGCGGATCAGCTCCGCCCCATTGAGATTATCCCCAACATCAACAAATTCGCGGAGGGCTCGTGCCTCATCCGCTGCGGCAATACCCACGTGCTGTGCACCGCCTCGGTGGAGGAGCGCACACCGCCCCACGTTCCCGAGGGGGAGGGCTGGGTGACCGCGGAGTACTCCATGCTCCCCCGGGCCAACCGGGAGCGCTCCAGGCGGGACATCGCCAAGCTCAAGCTCTCGCCCCGCTCGGCGGAGATCCAGCGGCTCATCGGCCGGGCGCTGCGCACGGCGGTGGATATGGGCAAGCTGGGTCCGCGCACAATTACGGTGGACTGCGACGTGCTCCAGGGGGACGGCGGCACCCGCACCGCGTCGGTGACCGGGGGCTTCGTGGCCCTGTCCTACGCCCTGTACAAGCTGGTGCAGGACGGCGTGCTGAAGGAAATGCCCCTCAAAACCTGCGTGGCCGCCGTCTCGGCGGGCATCGTGGAAAACGAGCTGCTGCTGGACCTGTGCTACGAGGAGGACTCCACCGCCATGGTGGACCTGAACTGCGTGATGACCGGGGAGGGGGAGCTCATTGAGCTCCAGGCCACCGGGGAGGGCCGCGCCTTCACCGTGGAGGAGGGGCAACGCCTGGTGGCATTGTGCGCCAAGGGCATCCGCGAAATCCAGGCCGTTCAGAAGGCCGCGCTGGGAGGTTAA
- the ftsY gene encoding signal recognition particle receptor FtsY, translating into MGFFDKIKAGLTRTKENIGHSLDGLFAGELDDDFYDELEETLILGDMGVETTLKAVEELRARVKAEKIKTTQEARLCLRRILVEMISVGQPGLALTTSPAVALFIGVNGVGKTTTIGKLAARLKGEGKRVLMAAGDTFRAAAADQLEIWSDRSGVEIVRQHEGADPAAVVFDAISAAKARKADVILIDTAGRLHNKQNLMNELNKISRVVDRELPGCQRETLLVLDATTGQNGLIQAKQFKETAGITGIVLTKLDGSAKGGIVIAIADALQVPVKFIGVGEGIDDLMPFEPEAFIEALI; encoded by the coding sequence ATGGGCTTTTTTGACAAGATCAAGGCGGGCCTCACCCGCACCAAGGAGAACATCGGCCACTCGCTGGACGGCCTGTTCGCCGGGGAGCTGGACGACGACTTCTACGACGAGCTGGAGGAGACCCTCATTCTGGGCGACATGGGCGTGGAGACCACCCTCAAGGCGGTGGAGGAGCTGCGCGCGCGGGTGAAGGCGGAGAAGATCAAGACCACCCAGGAGGCCCGGCTCTGCCTGCGGCGCATCCTGGTGGAGATGATCTCGGTGGGCCAGCCGGGCCTGGCGCTTACCACCAGCCCGGCGGTGGCCCTCTTCATCGGCGTGAACGGGGTGGGCAAGACCACCACCATCGGCAAGCTGGCCGCCCGCCTCAAGGGGGAGGGCAAGCGGGTGCTGATGGCCGCAGGGGACACCTTCCGCGCCGCCGCCGCGGACCAGCTGGAGATCTGGAGCGACCGCAGCGGGGTGGAGATCGTGCGCCAGCACGAGGGGGCCGACCCGGCCGCCGTGGTTTTTGACGCCATCTCGGCAGCCAAGGCCCGCAAGGCCGACGTGATCCTCATCGACACCGCCGGGCGGCTGCACAACAAGCAGAACCTGATGAACGAGCTGAACAAAATCAGCCGCGTGGTGGACCGGGAGCTGCCCGGCTGCCAGCGGGAGACTCTGCTGGTGCTGGACGCCACCACGGGCCAGAACGGGCTGATCCAGGCCAAGCAGTTCAAGGAGACGGCCGGGATCACCGGCATCGTGCTCACCAAGCTGGACGGCAGCGCCAAGGGCGGCATCGTCATCGCCATCGCCGACGCGCTGCAGGTGCCGGTGAAGTTTATCGGCGTGGGGGAGGGCATCGACGATCTCATGCCCTTCGAGCCGGAGGCGTTTATCGAGGCGCTGATTTAA
- the smc gene encoding chromosome partition protein Smc, producing MRNQNCEVRLLYLKALEIQGFKSFPEKTVLTFGEDITAIVGPNGSGKSNISDAIRWVMGEQSTKALRGGKMEDVIFGGTVKRKQLGFAEVSLVLDNTAHLFEMEESEVMVTRRYYRSGESEYYINRRSVRLKDVNELFMDTGLGREGYSIIGQGKIDEILSVKSADRREVFEEAAGISRFRHRKEEAERKLERTDENLVRIGDKIDELELQVEPLRQQAEKAKKFLILRDELRGLEISLWLEQLEKLRAAAIKITSDYENAVRQKGEAQRAVEALYAAAEEFGAKMRAKDVEAEGIRFEMMSRQADANGLENAISVLKTNIQNNLENADRVRRELDQQEGRSGSIGAQIQEKRARLEAILADAEALNGRLAQRRAQAEQAAASAGALESEMEALRQKEAVESASASEAKALLSALAAAAQEIMDRDEAVRQELSAGEDQLSGALAERDGAQRALDEAKENRDSLQNIISGYALRLDGRKKRAEQAREKHVKLQMEENALRSRIHMLTEMEKLYEGYSKAVKLVMGEAERGQLRGIHGPVAGLIHVPDQYAVAIEIALGGAMQHMVVDAEEDGKAAIGYLKRRDAGRCTFLPLSTIRPGEFRDRGVERERGFVGMGDALISFAPQYAKIFSNLLGRVVVAQDMDSAIAMARKFGHRFKIVTLDGQVLNPGGSMTGGSVSRSAGILSRASELERLNTQSEGLRADLAAAARALEEAQREATAAAYELETAQAQQRQHEDDVLKLDERCARLNLQVEDLNRRRDLLREELEQLRTRAAQTEEDTAAARGRIEALEGSAAALRAEAEGKARGQSELQARSAAIGAEIADLNMRMAALDAERLASEQAVAELEDLRRDMAGDRADRERMLAEYEEKNAGLSAQILEKEQELERIREESGAKQAHISRINDEKLALEAERNRADKESRDKNAELLNMEREVSLLEQKKVTAALEEKQLLDKLWETYELSHEAARAQRVELESTQKAQRRVGELKRAVAALGNINLDAIKEFQRINERYTYLTDQRDDVQKAKRELEGIIAEITSQMKAIFAQQFEIINQSFGETFRELFGGGKATLELEDEEDILNCGIEIKVQPPGKALKIISLLSGGEKAFVAIALYFAILKVRPTPFCVMDEIEAALDDANVERFARYLRQMCDRTQFIVITHRRGTMEEADTLYGVTMQEQGVSRILTINLNDVEKELNIK from the coding sequence TTGCGAAATCAAAACTGCGAGGTGCGCCTCTTGTACTTAAAAGCGCTAGAGATTCAGGGGTTCAAGTCCTTTCCCGAGAAGACGGTGCTCACCTTCGGCGAGGACATCACCGCCATCGTGGGCCCCAACGGCAGCGGAAAATCGAATATTTCGGACGCCATCCGCTGGGTGATGGGGGAGCAGTCCACCAAGGCCCTGCGGGGCGGCAAGATGGAGGACGTGATCTTCGGCGGCACCGTCAAGCGCAAGCAGCTGGGCTTCGCGGAGGTCTCCCTGGTGCTGGACAACACCGCCCACCTCTTCGAAATGGAGGAGAGCGAGGTCATGGTCACCCGGCGGTACTACCGTTCGGGGGAGAGCGAGTACTATATCAACCGCCGCTCGGTGCGCCTGAAGGACGTCAACGAGCTGTTTATGGACACCGGCCTGGGCCGGGAGGGTTACTCCATCATCGGCCAGGGTAAGATAGACGAGATCCTCTCGGTAAAGAGCGCCGACCGCCGGGAGGTCTTTGAGGAGGCCGCGGGCATCTCCCGCTTCCGCCACCGGAAGGAGGAGGCCGAGCGCAAGCTGGAGCGCACCGACGAGAACCTGGTGCGCATCGGGGACAAGATCGACGAGCTGGAATTACAGGTGGAGCCCCTGCGCCAGCAGGCGGAGAAGGCGAAAAAGTTCCTCATCCTGCGGGACGAGCTGCGGGGGCTGGAGATCTCCCTGTGGCTGGAGCAGCTGGAGAAGCTGCGCGCCGCCGCCATCAAAATCACCTCCGACTACGAGAACGCCGTGCGCCAGAAGGGGGAGGCCCAGCGCGCGGTGGAGGCCCTCTACGCCGCCGCCGAGGAGTTTGGCGCCAAGATGCGGGCCAAGGACGTGGAGGCCGAGGGCATCCGCTTTGAGATGATGAGCCGCCAGGCCGACGCCAACGGCCTGGAAAACGCCATTTCGGTCTTGAAAACCAACATCCAGAACAACCTGGAGAACGCCGACCGGGTGCGGCGGGAGCTGGACCAGCAGGAGGGCCGCTCCGGCAGCATCGGGGCCCAGATCCAGGAGAAGCGGGCGCGGCTGGAGGCCATTTTGGCGGACGCGGAGGCGCTGAACGGCCGGCTGGCCCAGCGCCGGGCCCAGGCCGAGCAGGCCGCCGCCTCCGCGGGCGCTCTGGAGAGCGAGATGGAGGCCCTGCGGCAAAAGGAGGCGGTGGAGTCCGCCTCCGCGTCCGAGGCCAAGGCCCTGCTGTCCGCCCTGGCCGCCGCCGCCCAGGAGATTATGGACCGGGACGAGGCGGTGCGGCAGGAGCTCTCCGCGGGCGAGGATCAGCTCAGCGGCGCCCTGGCCGAGCGGGATGGGGCGCAGCGGGCCCTGGACGAGGCCAAGGAAAACCGGGACAGCCTGCAAAACATCATCAGCGGCTACGCCCTGCGGCTGGACGGGCGCAAAAAGCGCGCCGAGCAGGCGCGGGAAAAGCACGTCAAGCTCCAGATGGAGGAGAACGCCCTCCGGTCCCGCATCCACATGCTCACCGAGATGGAGAAGCTCTACGAGGGCTACTCCAAGGCGGTGAAGCTGGTGATGGGGGAGGCCGAGCGGGGCCAGCTCAGGGGGATCCACGGCCCGGTGGCCGGGCTGATCCACGTCCCCGACCAGTATGCCGTGGCCATTGAAATCGCCCTGGGGGGCGCCATGCAGCACATGGTGGTGGACGCGGAGGAGGACGGCAAGGCCGCCATCGGCTACCTCAAGCGCCGGGACGCCGGGCGGTGCACCTTCCTGCCCCTGTCCACCATCCGCCCCGGCGAGTTCCGGGACCGGGGGGTGGAGCGGGAGCGGGGCTTCGTGGGCATGGGGGACGCCCTCATCTCCTTCGCGCCCCAATACGCGAAGATTTTTAGCAATCTCCTGGGCCGGGTGGTGGTCGCCCAGGACATGGACAGCGCCATCGCCATGGCCCGCAAGTTCGGCCACCGCTTCAAGATCGTCACCCTGGACGGCCAGGTCTTAAACCCCGGCGGCTCCATGACGGGCGGCTCGGTGTCCCGCAGCGCGGGCATCCTCAGCCGGGCCAGTGAGCTGGAGCGGCTCAACACCCAGAGCGAGGGCCTGCGCGCCGACCTCGCCGCCGCAGCCAGGGCGCTGGAGGAGGCCCAGCGGGAGGCCACCGCCGCCGCCTACGAGCTGGAGACCGCCCAGGCCCAGCAGCGCCAGCATGAGGACGACGTGCTCAAGCTGGACGAACGCTGCGCCCGCCTGAACCTCCAGGTGGAGGATCTCAACCGCCGCCGGGATCTGCTGCGGGAGGAGCTGGAGCAGCTGCGCACCCGGGCCGCCCAGACGGAGGAGGATACCGCCGCCGCCCGCGGGCGCATCGAGGCCCTGGAGGGCTCGGCCGCCGCGCTGCGCGCCGAGGCCGAGGGCAAGGCCCGGGGCCAGAGCGAGCTGCAGGCGCGCTCCGCCGCCATCGGCGCGGAGATTGCGGATTTGAATATGCGCATGGCCGCCCTGGACGCGGAGCGGCTGGCCTCCGAGCAGGCGGTGGCCGAGCTGGAGGACCTGCGCCGGGACATGGCCGGGGACCGGGCCGACCGGGAGCGGATGCTGGCGGAGTACGAGGAGAAAAACGCCGGGCTCTCCGCGCAGATCCTGGAGAAGGAACAGGAGCTGGAGCGCATCCGGGAGGAGAGCGGGGCCAAGCAGGCCCACATCAGCCGCATCAACGACGAGAAGCTCGCGCTGGAGGCCGAGCGCAACCGGGCCGACAAGGAGAGCCGGGACAAGAACGCGGAGCTGCTGAACATGGAGCGGGAGGTCTCGCTCCTGGAGCAGAAGAAGGTCACCGCGGCCCTGGAGGAGAAGCAGCTTTTGGATAAGCTGTGGGAGACCTACGAGCTCTCCCACGAGGCGGCCCGGGCCCAGCGGGTGGAGCTGGAGAGCACCCAGAAGGCCCAGCGCCGGGTGGGGGAGCTCAAGCGGGCGGTGGCGGCCCTGGGCAATATCAACCTGGACGCCATCAAGGAGTTCCAGCGCATCAACGAGCGCTACACCTATCTCACCGACCAGCGGGACGACGTGCAGAAGGCCAAGCGGGAGCTGGAGGGCATCATCGCCGAGATCACCAGCCAGATGAAGGCCATCTTCGCCCAGCAGTTCGAGATCATCAACCAGTCCTTCGGGGAGACCTTCCGGGAGCTCTTCGGCGGCGGCAAGGCCACCCTGGAGCTGGAGGACGAGGAGGACATCCTCAACTGCGGCATCGAGATCAAGGTGCAGCCGCCGGGCAAGGCGCTGAAAATCATCTCCCTGCTCTCCGGCGGCGAGAAGGCCTTCGTGGCCATCGCCCTCTACTTCGCCATTCTGAAGGTGCGCCCCACCCCCTTCTGCGTCATGGACGAGATCGAGGCGGCGCTGGACGACGCCAACGTGGAGCGCTTCGCCCGCTACCTGCGGCAGATGTGCGACCGCACCCAGTTCATCGTCATCACCCACCGCCGTGGCACCATGGAGGAGGCGGACACCCTGTACGGCGTCACGATGCAGGAGCAGGGCGTGAGCCGCATCCTGACCATCAATCTCAACGATGTGGAAAAAGAGCTGAACATCAAGTGA
- a CDS encoding IclR family transcriptional regulator produces the protein MPGNEIQCVVKAVGVLELMARTRRAMSLREIAGEMGLAKSSAHRLLATLRGLGLVEQSRSDGRYALGLHLFELGGAVDSAWHITELARPYLQRVAGETGESVCLSLLHNGEALILDFMESPSAFHVVTRIGATLPVHCTVQGKMLLAYQSGAEVKRILRARGMRAYTPHTICTFEALAAELEAIRAQGYAVCDGEFHVGLTSVAAPIRGGDGRVSYALSVVSMFCRAGSPAFVRARELVLEAAGQISAALGRQGRED, from the coding sequence ATGCCGGGCAACGAGATTCAGTGCGTGGTCAAGGCCGTGGGGGTGCTGGAGCTGATGGCCCGCACCCGCCGGGCCATGTCCCTGCGGGAGATAGCCGGGGAGATGGGGCTGGCCAAGAGCAGCGCACACAGGCTGCTGGCCACCCTGCGGGGGCTGGGGCTGGTGGAGCAGTCCCGGTCCGACGGGCGGTACGCGCTGGGCCTGCACCTGTTCGAGCTGGGCGGCGCGGTGGACAGCGCCTGGCACATCACGGAGCTGGCCCGGCCCTATCTCCAGCGGGTGGCGGGGGAGACGGGGGAGTCGGTCTGCCTCTCCCTGCTCCACAACGGGGAGGCCCTTATCCTGGACTTTATGGAGTCCCCCAGCGCCTTCCACGTGGTCACCCGCATCGGGGCCACCCTGCCCGTCCACTGCACGGTGCAGGGCAAGATGCTGCTGGCCTACCAGTCGGGGGCGGAGGTGAAGCGCATCCTCCGCGCCCGGGGCATGCGGGCCTACACGCCCCACACCATCTGCACCTTCGAGGCCCTGGCCGCCGAGCTGGAGGCCATCCGCGCCCAGGGGTACGCCGTGTGCGACGGGGAGTTCCACGTGGGGCTGACCTCCGTGGCCGCCCCCATCCGGGGCGGGGACGGGCGGGTGAGCTACGCCCTGTCGGTGGTGAGCATGTTCTGCCGCGCCGGCTCCCCGGCCTTCGTGCGGGCCAGGGAGCTGGTGCTGGAGGCGGCGGGGCAGATCTCCGCGGCTCTGGGGCGACAGGGACGGGAAGATTAG
- a CDS encoding uracil permease, which yields MYNPEQPIFDKQPESNVKVSIGVDEKPRNWAQTLYFAFQITLVDFTPFIWGGSFVALAGLPESVLPTMITACFLAMGITTLMQTTIGNRLPIVQGPSSALVSSMGSVTAAYGFPAMWGAVLVGGLIEGVVGAARLMSKLRKLIPPVVVGSVVTAIGFVAAKLAVTWTFSKTEPLYLALAGVAFLLCLVFKFKGKGILSQGFILVTVLIVGVGASTVTGIFDWASVRQADWFALPRLFPYRDMPGVGDGTAVAVIGAAVVGGFTGYIGSMFESVGDYAATCAACDETFKVKHIDRGIMSEGFGCVVCGLFGALPTTSYTQNIGIVAATGVASRYVTRVAGGIFILYSLCPKLAALLAAIPRPIIGGVFLVSTAMIMFSGVDVITSSPRTQRNTLVAGTTLSLSVMLPYFCTTGGAAWAAGLPKFLNMLVSSNIFIAVICGILLNILLNLVFKEKAAPAGTEAR from the coding sequence ATGTATAACCCCGAGCAGCCTATTTTTGACAAGCAGCCCGAGAGCAACGTCAAGGTCTCCATAGGAGTGGATGAAAAGCCCAGGAACTGGGCGCAGACCCTCTACTTCGCCTTCCAGATCACCCTGGTGGACTTCACCCCCTTCATCTGGGGCGGCTCCTTCGTGGCCCTGGCGGGCCTGCCGGAGTCGGTGCTGCCCACCATGATCACCGCCTGCTTCCTGGCCATGGGCATCACCACCCTGATGCAGACCACCATCGGCAACCGCCTGCCCATCGTCCAGGGGCCCTCCTCCGCCCTGGTCTCCTCCATGGGCAGCGTGACGGCGGCCTACGGCTTCCCCGCCATGTGGGGGGCGGTGCTGGTGGGCGGGCTTATCGAGGGCGTGGTGGGCGCCGCGCGGCTGATGAGCAAGCTGCGCAAGCTCATTCCGCCCGTGGTGGTGGGCTCCGTGGTCACCGCCATCGGCTTTGTGGCCGCCAAGCTGGCCGTCACCTGGACCTTCTCCAAGACCGAGCCCCTCTACCTGGCGCTGGCCGGGGTGGCCTTCCTGCTGTGCCTGGTGTTCAAGTTCAAGGGAAAGGGAATCTTGAGCCAGGGCTTCATCCTCGTCACCGTGCTCATCGTGGGCGTGGGGGCCTCCACCGTCACCGGGATTTTCGACTGGGCGTCGGTGCGGCAGGCCGACTGGTTCGCCCTGCCCCGGCTCTTCCCCTACAGGGATATGCCGGGTGTGGGCGACGGCACCGCCGTGGCCGTCATCGGCGCGGCGGTGGTGGGCGGCTTCACCGGGTACATCGGCTCCATGTTCGAGTCGGTGGGGGACTACGCCGCCACCTGCGCCGCCTGCGACGAGACCTTCAAGGTCAAGCACATCGACCGGGGCATCATGTCCGAGGGCTTCGGCTGCGTGGTCTGCGGGCTCTTCGGCGCCCTGCCCACCACCAGCTATACCCAGAACATCGGCATCGTGGCGGCCACCGGCGTGGCCTCCCGCTACGTGACCCGGGTGGCCGGTGGGATCTTCATCCTCTACAGCCTGTGCCCCAAGCTGGCCGCCCTGCTGGCCGCCATCCCGCGGCCCATCATCGGCGGGGTGTTCCTGGTGTCCACGGCCATGATCATGTTCTCCGGCGTGGACGTCATCACCTCCTCCCCGCGCACCCAGCGCAATACCCTGGTGGCGGGCACCACCCTGTCGCTTTCGGTGATGCTGCCCTACTTCTGCACCACCGGCGGCGCGGCCTGGGCGGCGGGCCTGCCCAAATTCCTCAACATGCTGGTGAGCTCCAACATCTTTATCGCCGTGATCTGCGGCATCCTGCTCAATATCCTGCTGAACCTCGTGTTCAAGGAGAAAGCGGCCCCCGCCGGGACGGAAGCCCGCTGA
- a CDS encoding N-acyl-D-amino-acid deacylase, whose translation MLLIKNAHILDRDGVGDILISDGGKYLEIRPGIDGAGIDGLTVIDARGMLAAPTFVNTHMHFDKAYTALRGRESAVETLEDSIRIMHDIKRNYTVEDVKARAVRAIRECVMYGATKLRTNVDIDNMCGLVGLEGVLAAREETKEICDLQVVAFPQEGIFCNEGTERLMWRAMELGADVAGGMPAAEWLDDQKYRHVDLVFEIAQRYGCLVDMHLDQSKDMFDRSLEYTAWKTLQKGWAGRVTGGHCTSIAYQNQSHAVKVMKLLAQAGVNVCTNTQVLAIMGIDAEPRTRGVTRIREMVDMGVNVATAQDTICDGFHLYGTGDPLDYGLIGAYTAQYNTPDTARLIFDMLTTNSFRIFDPDGSYGIAVGNDADLNLIDADNVQEALRLRASRPYVIRRGKVIARFERRGELME comes from the coding sequence ATGCTGCTTATTAAAAACGCGCATATCCTGGACAGGGACGGCGTCGGGGACATCCTCATCAGCGACGGGGGCAAGTACCTGGAGATCCGCCCCGGAATAGACGGCGCGGGCATCGACGGCCTGACGGTCATCGACGCCCGGGGGATGCTGGCCGCCCCCACCTTCGTCAACACCCACATGCACTTCGACAAGGCCTATACCGCCCTCCGGGGCCGGGAGAGCGCGGTGGAGACCCTGGAGGACTCCATCCGCATCATGCACGACATCAAGCGCAATTACACCGTAGAGGACGTGAAGGCCCGGGCGGTGCGGGCCATCCGGGAGTGCGTCATGTACGGCGCCACCAAGCTGCGCACCAACGTGGACATCGACAACATGTGCGGCCTGGTGGGGCTGGAGGGGGTGCTGGCGGCCAGGGAGGAGACAAAAGAGATCTGCGACCTCCAGGTGGTGGCCTTCCCCCAGGAGGGGATCTTCTGCAACGAGGGCACCGAGCGGCTGATGTGGCGGGCCATGGAGCTGGGGGCCGACGTGGCGGGCGGCATGCCCGCCGCCGAGTGGCTGGACGACCAGAAGTACCGCCACGTGGATCTGGTCTTTGAGATTGCGCAGCGGTACGGCTGCCTGGTCGATATGCATCTGGACCAGTCCAAGGACATGTTCGACCGCTCCCTGGAGTATACCGCCTGGAAGACCCTCCAGAAGGGCTGGGCGGGCCGGGTGACCGGGGGGCACTGCACCTCCATCGCCTACCAGAACCAGTCCCACGCCGTCAAGGTGATGAAGCTGCTGGCCCAAGCGGGGGTCAACGTGTGCACAAACACCCAGGTGCTGGCCATCATGGGCATCGACGCCGAGCCCCGCACCCGGGGGGTCACCCGCATCCGGGAGATGGTGGACATGGGCGTCAACGTGGCCACCGCCCAGGACACCATCTGCGACGGCTTCCACCTCTACGGCACCGGCGACCCCCTGGACTACGGCCTCATCGGGGCCTACACCGCCCAGTACAACACGCCGGACACGGCCAGGCTCATATTTGACATGCTTACCACCAACAGCTTCCGCATTTTCGACCCCGACGGCAGCTACGGCATCGCCGTGGGCAACGACGCGGATCTCAACCTCATTGACGCGGACAACGTGCAGGAGGCCCTGCGCCTGCGGGCCTCCCGGCCCTACGTGATCCGCCGCGGAAAGGTGATCGCCCGCTTTGAGCGGCGGGGGGAATTGATGGAGTAG
- the rnc gene encoding ribonuclease 3, producing the protein MTELERELGYEFQNPALLENALTHSSYANENRGRSLGSNERLEFLGDSVLGMVVADYLYRAHPDLPEGDLTRTRAALVCEGSLVEVARALGLGSYLKLGRGEDAGGGRARPSIQADAVEAVLAAVYLDGGIGSARKIIRRFILDREQEKGASRDYKTALQELVQRESGQVLQYRLTGSSGPDHAKVFSVEVDLNGRSVGRGEGHSKKEAEQMAAKAAVAALSK; encoded by the coding sequence ATGACCGAACTGGAACGGGAGCTGGGCTACGAGTTCCAAAACCCCGCGCTGCTGGAAAACGCACTCACCCACAGCTCCTACGCCAACGAGAACCGGGGCAGGAGCCTGGGCAGCAACGAGCGGCTGGAGTTTTTGGGCGACTCGGTGCTGGGCATGGTGGTGGCGGACTATCTCTACCGCGCCCATCCGGACCTGCCCGAGGGGGATTTGACCCGCACAAGGGCCGCCCTGGTGTGCGAGGGCAGCCTGGTGGAGGTGGCCCGCGCCCTGGGGCTGGGGAGCTACCTCAAGCTGGGCCGGGGCGAGGACGCGGGCGGGGGCCGGGCGCGCCCCTCCATCCAGGCCGACGCGGTGGAGGCCGTGCTGGCCGCCGTCTATCTGGACGGGGGCATCGGCTCGGCCCGGAAGATCATCCGCCGCTTCATCCTGGACCGGGAGCAGGAGAAGGGGGCCAGCCGGGACTATAAGACCGCGCTCCAGGAGCTGGTGCAGCGGGAGAGCGGGCAGGTGCTCCAGTACCGGCTGACCGGCTCCTCCGGCCCCGACCACGCCAAGGTGTTTTCGGTGGAGGTGGACCTCAACGGCCGGAGCGTGGGCCGGGGCGAGGGCCACAGCAAGAAGGAGGCCGAACAGATGGCCGCCAAAGCCGCCGTCGCCGCGCTGAGCAAATAG